A region from the uncultured Draconibacterium sp. genome encodes:
- a CDS encoding exonuclease domain-containing protein, which produces MFSIIDIETTGQSYKNGKITEIAIYQHNGQEITDSYSTLINPEMDIPYFITELTGIDNHMVKSAPKFYQVAKKIVEMTMGRTFVAHNVSFDYKFIQEEYRRLGYDYHRKTMCTVKLSRKLLPGYQSYSLGKLCAQLGIEINGRHRAAGDALATAKLFNMLVDRSDLLGNPKAVNNYKLF; this is translated from the coding sequence TTGTTTTCAATAATCGATATAGAAACCACAGGACAGAGCTATAAAAACGGTAAAATTACTGAAATTGCCATTTATCAGCACAACGGGCAGGAAATTACCGACTCGTACTCAACACTGATTAACCCGGAAATGGATATTCCATATTTTATTACAGAACTGACAGGAATTGATAACCACATGGTAAAATCGGCTCCTAAGTTTTACCAGGTTGCCAAAAAGATTGTAGAAATGACCATGGGCAGAACTTTTGTGGCCCACAATGTTAGTTTTGATTATAAATTTATACAGGAAGAGTACAGACGTTTAGGCTACGATTACCACCGAAAAACCATGTGTACGGTTAAGTTGTCGCGCAAGCTTTTGCCCGGGTACCAATCGTATTCGCTTGGGAAGTTATGCGCTCAACTCGGAATTGAAATCAATGGCCGGCATCGCGCTGCCGGCGATGCGCTTGCCACTGCAAAGTTATTTAATATGCTGGTTGACCG